The proteins below are encoded in one region of Ereboglobus luteus:
- a CDS encoding autotransporter-associated beta strand repeat-containing protein, translated as MNTKHSRTTSICCPGNCSIKSLATAAAVFAAGFFSPLSAAIQYDDNDYRSDPVSTGAAGNVEELRVNNGHAAQAGTISGEGGVLKTGAGDLWLAAENTFAGGLTIGGGIISFYQGSARADGALGAAGGAITLDGGLLYSTHSITIDPTRPITLGANGGALAGNLIINQTIGGSGALSVEHYGSNSSTILGGFQNYTGATTVDSTELWITGTSLNPGGITLIGESYLQVGDYDSDAARLDGLVNARDGSVYFLGESLFNGTINLGTDDASSVCTLSFGENSSAGSSAFNINPNGSLQFWDNALPGSATIKNNGGTIEFYYFDMPVSAASVSIVNEAMSSFPGYVYIQTMGGLGDTFAIGHLAGSGNVYIGDSTLILGGLDSRDMVISGTISFGDPGGYGGVLGGLRKIGDTTLTLSAANAYYGPTSLVAGRIVLSAADAVSYSALVELAENTTMSLTADNTLWNLTAGSTSARLELANGATATLANGIVENIDTYYGGTTVVISNGTTAFAGSIAGNGAITKTGDGTLLLSGVNTYTGNTTIEEGELAIASDAALGAAGGTITVMGYSNAPEITLAGDVDAASRALSLVKLADPGVSETSAAAIINTAGHTLAIGRGLSGNGNLQVTGGGEVSIAGTVAHAATIEVTGAATLALAGAGSAGKIVLGDGALAPNGEQTIASLEWQSGGTLKVDIDRGDRLNVTGVIERAGASLLNVAPVKSGAWAGNETHVIANFAGTSLTNADFATLTLGDGITGRIIVDGNTLKLTTASDVEPEPSTNPYTAWINGFNLPVADRAPTADPDGDGIPNLLEFILMLDPTKVDCHGIVATTVIVGQSKYPAVGYVRRRALGDVRSAVRIYSNLKQAADLNPVEVSVTARDALSDYVIIRSASPLTQRASQFFRIEATAPSSLRGTVTRSIPISMLSDPVGAMYRGFSYGRTATVAFPLLDDVWAGIVSAGSSKTITFNETLPALERGASYYLEVVTGPRAGDRYDVAEVAGQSAKLDLSASSCSTVKNVLPADIAGARCILREHMTLAKLGQLLDAGKRDSADIAATAHKCVCKKTYRHRGKYNIRSLSHRQLCRGDCYHGGNGGSQNTSAFGYSHVEVYHGPLMGWVCYYPDSTGAVWTLQKNPGRTAVNKAGTIIAPGTVVKVVARAPGLSLVQTGSVRTNPFNLPLVRGLQLFSTGFPCAMSSDELAMTRDNGWTGAPFSLLADEVYALSSKTTSGYMHYLDSRGVWRALFGQKSSIVIGPDDYIKVKRMRADEDYTILPPF; from the coding sequence ATGAACACTAAACATAGCCGCACCACTTCCATCTGTTGCCCTGGTAATTGTTCAATTAAATCCCTCGCCACGGCTGCCGCCGTGTTTGCCGCGGGATTTTTCTCACCGCTCTCGGCTGCGATACAGTATGACGACAACGATTACCGTTCGGACCCGGTATCGACCGGTGCCGCGGGCAATGTCGAGGAACTGCGTGTGAACAACGGACATGCGGCGCAGGCCGGCACCATCAGCGGCGAGGGCGGCGTGCTCAAAACCGGGGCGGGCGACCTCTGGCTGGCTGCGGAAAACACGTTTGCCGGCGGACTGACGATTGGCGGAGGAATTATTTCATTTTATCAAGGTTCCGCGCGCGCCGATGGAGCGCTCGGTGCCGCTGGCGGCGCGATCACGCTCGACGGTGGACTACTCTACTCGACCCACTCCATCACGATTGATCCGACTCGACCTATTACACTTGGTGCGAATGGCGGTGCGCTGGCCGGCAATCTCATCATCAACCAAACTATCGGCGGTAGCGGTGCGCTGTCTGTCGAGCACTATGGTAGCAATTCATCTACCATCCTCGGCGGCTTTCAAAACTACACCGGCGCAACCACGGTCGACAGCACAGAACTTTGGATTACGGGCACATCGCTCAACCCGGGCGGAATCACGTTGATCGGCGAATCCTATCTGCAAGTCGGCGATTATGACTCGGACGCGGCGCGTCTGGACGGCTTGGTGAACGCCCGCGATGGCAGCGTCTACTTTTTGGGCGAGTCGCTTTTCAACGGAACGATAAATCTCGGCACCGACGACGCGTCATCCGTGTGCACGCTGTCCTTTGGGGAAAATAGTTCCGCCGGAAGCTCCGCCTTTAACATTAATCCCAACGGCAGTCTTCAATTTTGGGACAATGCCCTGCCCGGTTCGGCCACCATCAAGAACAACGGCGGCACGATTGAGTTTTATTATTTCGACATGCCTGTTTCCGCGGCCTCGGTGAGCATTGTCAATGAAGCCATGTCTTCTTTCCCGGGATATGTTTATATTCAAACCATGGGCGGCCTGGGCGATACCTTTGCCATTGGTCATCTGGCCGGTAGCGGCAACGTTTATATTGGCGATTCCACCCTCATCCTCGGCGGACTCGACAGTCGCGACATGGTCATCAGCGGCACCATCTCGTTTGGCGATCCGGGCGGTTACGGCGGCGTGCTAGGCGGCCTTCGAAAAATCGGTGACACCACGCTCACACTGAGCGCGGCCAACGCCTATTACGGCCCCACTTCCCTGGTTGCGGGCAGAATCGTTCTCAGTGCCGCCGACGCCGTCTCATACAGCGCGCTCGTCGAGCTCGCCGAGAACACCACAATGTCACTCACGGCCGACAACACCCTCTGGAACCTTACCGCCGGCTCCACGTCCGCCAGGCTCGAGCTTGCCAACGGTGCCACGGCCACGCTTGCCAACGGTATTGTCGAAAACATCGACACCTATTACGGCGGCACCACCGTCGTCATTTCCAACGGCACCACCGCTTTTGCCGGCAGCATTGCGGGCAACGGCGCAATCACAAAAACCGGCGATGGCACGCTTCTCCTCTCCGGCGTTAATACTTACACCGGCAACACCACGATTGAGGAGGGCGAGCTCGCCATCGCCTCCGACGCCGCCCTCGGCGCGGCTGGTGGCACGATTACCGTCATGGGGTATTCCAATGCGCCCGAAATCACCCTTGCTGGTGATGTTGATGCCGCGAGCCGCGCACTTTCCCTCGTCAAGCTGGCCGATCCCGGCGTGTCCGAGACCAGTGCCGCCGCCATAATCAACACCGCCGGTCACACGCTCGCCATTGGCCGGGGGCTTTCCGGTAACGGCAATCTTCAGGTCACCGGCGGCGGCGAGGTTTCGATTGCCGGAACCGTTGCGCATGCCGCCACAATTGAAGTCACAGGCGCCGCCACGCTCGCTCTCGCCGGCGCGGGAAGCGCGGGCAAAATTGTCCTCGGCGACGGCGCTCTCGCCCCCAACGGCGAGCAAACCATCGCCAGCCTCGAATGGCAGTCCGGCGGCACGCTCAAGGTGGACATTGACCGCGGCGACCGCCTCAACGTGACCGGTGTGATCGAGCGCGCCGGCGCCAGCCTGCTCAATGTCGCCCCTGTGAAAAGCGGCGCGTGGGCCGGGAACGAAACCCACGTCATCGCCAACTTTGCCGGCACATCGCTCACAAACGCCGATTTCGCCACGCTCACACTCGGTGACGGAATCACGGGCCGGATCATTGTCGATGGCAACACGCTCAAGCTCACCACCGCCTCCGATGTCGAGCCGGAACCGTCGACCAACCCCTACACGGCTTGGATAAACGGTTTCAATCTCCCCGTCGCCGATCGCGCGCCCACGGCCGATCCCGATGGCGACGGCATTCCGAATCTTCTCGAGTTCATCCTCATGCTCGATCCGACCAAGGTTGATTGCCATGGCATCGTCGCGACCACGGTCATCGTTGGCCAAAGCAAATATCCCGCGGTCGGCTACGTGCGCCGTCGCGCCCTTGGCGATGTCCGGTCGGCCGTGCGCATTTACAGCAATCTCAAGCAGGCCGCCGATCTCAATCCCGTCGAGGTCTCCGTCACCGCTCGCGACGCGCTGAGCGACTACGTCATCATCCGCTCCGCCTCGCCCCTCACGCAACGCGCCAGCCAGTTCTTCCGCATCGAGGCCACCGCGCCATCCTCGCTCAGGGGCACGGTCACGCGCTCCATTCCCATCTCGATGCTCTCCGACCCCGTCGGCGCGATGTATCGCGGTTTTTCATACGGCAGAACCGCCACGGTCGCGTTCCCGCTGCTCGACGATGTCTGGGCCGGCATCGTTTCCGCCGGTTCCAGCAAAACGATCACCTTCAACGAAACGCTTCCCGCGCTTGAGCGCGGCGCCAGTTACTACCTTGAGGTTGTCACCGGGCCGCGCGCCGGTGATCGCTATGATGTCGCGGAAGTTGCGGGCCAGTCCGCGAAGCTCGACCTCTCCGCGTCCTCATGCAGCACCGTGAAAAACGTGCTTCCCGCGGACATCGCCGGAGCCCGCTGCATCCTGCGCGAGCACATGACGCTCGCCAAGCTCGGGCAGCTTTTGGATGCCGGCAAAAGGGACTCCGCTGACATTGCGGCGACCGCGCACAAGTGTGTTTGCAAGAAAACATACAGGCATCGCGGCAAATACAACATCCGCAGCCTGTCCCACAGGCAGCTGTGCCGCGGAGATTGTTATCATGGCGGCAATGGCGGCAGCCAAAACACATCGGCCTTTGGTTACAGCCACGTGGAAGTTTATCATGGTCCGTTGATGGGCTGGGTTTGTTATTATCCCGATAGCACGGGCGCGGTTTGGACCCTGCAAAAGAACCCCGGAAGAACTGCCGTCAACAAAGCCGGCACGATCATCGCCCCCGGCACGGTGGTCAAGGTTGTCGCGCGCGCACCCGGCCTCAGTCTTGTGCAAACGGGTTCCGTTCGCACGAACCCGTTCAACCTGCCGCTCGTCAGGGGCCTGCAATTGTTCTCGACCGGCTTTCCGTGCGCGATGAGCTCGGACGAGCTCGCGATGACACGGGACAACGGCTGGACGGGCGCGCCGTTTTCGTTGCTCGCGGACGAGGTCTACGCGCTGAGCTCCAAGACCACGTCGGGTTACATGCACTACCTCGACAGCAGGGGAGTCTGGAGGGCCCTGTTCGGCCAAAAATCCTCCATCGTCATCGGCCCCGATGATTACATCAAGGTCAAGCGCATGAGGGCCGACGAGGACTATACAATCCTGCCTCCGTTCTGA
- a CDS encoding LysR family transcriptional regulator yields the protein MFEKLFAERGLSLDRLRVLVEVHDAGSIAQAAPGDLIRQSQYSRQLREISEFFGCEVARRRGKLLKLSPQGARLAELARAQLRALEDFRSECREESIDYTIAAGDSLIHWFVIPKLGALVSEFGDKARFVTVNLRTNEIVQQLCDGRVDFGVIRKDALTDGLKSASLGTLAYAGVVPAALFGGPARAAKQKIGLVDVLGGALPLAAQMADGQFTQRLREVAAKVGVEMKPALVCQSFPQTLAAVRSGGFAAVLPAIALRDMERGSFVEANAPELGKLKRDLVLAWNPRTEQVRPNARKLADRLRAALKL from the coding sequence ATGTTTGAAAAATTGTTCGCAGAGAGGGGACTTTCGCTCGACCGGTTGCGCGTGCTTGTCGAGGTGCACGACGCGGGGAGCATCGCGCAGGCCGCCCCCGGCGACTTGATTCGCCAGAGCCAATACAGCCGCCAGTTGCGCGAGATATCGGAGTTCTTCGGCTGCGAAGTCGCGAGGCGACGGGGCAAGCTGCTCAAGCTCAGCCCGCAGGGCGCGCGACTCGCGGAACTGGCGCGGGCGCAGTTGCGCGCGTTGGAGGATTTTCGCTCGGAGTGCCGCGAGGAAAGCATCGATTACACAATCGCGGCGGGCGACAGCCTCATCCACTGGTTTGTGATTCCGAAGCTCGGCGCGCTGGTGTCGGAGTTTGGCGACAAGGCGCGATTCGTGACGGTGAACCTGCGCACAAACGAAATCGTGCAGCAGCTTTGCGACGGCCGCGTGGATTTCGGCGTGATCCGCAAGGATGCGCTGACCGACGGCCTGAAGTCCGCGTCACTCGGCACGCTCGCCTACGCGGGCGTGGTGCCGGCGGCGTTGTTCGGCGGCCCCGCGCGCGCGGCGAAACAGAAGATCGGCCTGGTCGACGTGCTCGGCGGCGCGCTGCCCCTCGCGGCGCAAATGGCGGACGGACAATTCACGCAGCGCCTGCGCGAAGTCGCCGCCAAAGTGGGCGTGGAAATGAAGCCGGCGCTGGTGTGCCAGAGTTTTCCGCAAACGCTCGCGGCGGTGCGCTCGGGCGGATTCGCGGCGGTGCTGCCGGCGATCGCGTTGCGCGACATGGAGCGCGGCAGTTTCGTCGAGGCAAACGCGCCGGAACTGGGAAAACTGAAACGCGACCTCGTGCTCGCATGGAACCCGCGCACCGAGCAAGTGCGCCCGAACGCGCGAAAGCTGGCGGACCGTTTGCGCGCGGCATTGAAACTCTAA
- a CDS encoding TROVE domain-containing protein, which produces MAKFSKILSAARKTFIRAPDTVNHAGGAAYAQPAKLELVSTLVTSFLQDEFYRTEPQTVARIRELIAMLVATDPLFVAKAALYARHQHGMRSVSHLVAGEIARHVKGASWSKNFHDKIVRRPDDAIEILGYYLAAHGRPLPNSLKKGLGAALARFDEYQLAKYRRDHAAFKLVDAVNLVRPPATPAINALMRGRLAPATTWETRLTQAGAAAAAESPDNAEALAAAKADAWGSLVRERKLGYLALLRNARNILEHAPDAVGELCGQLADETAVRRSLVYPFQFLTALDALRKGNLAGTDRVMDALNQAVDHSLANVPRFEGATLVALDCSGSMAGHPQAIGSLFAAVLVKASGADLMLFSDDAQYHALNRRDTTLTAAKSIPFAAGGTDFNAIFQCANRAYDRVIVLSDMQGWIGGGAPLAALADYERAHNASPRIFSFDLNGYGTLQFPRERVYCLAGWSDRVFEIMQKLDHDPRALVREVEAVELG; this is translated from the coding sequence ATGGCCAAATTCAGCAAAATCCTGTCCGCTGCGCGCAAAACTTTCATCCGCGCGCCGGACACCGTCAACCATGCCGGCGGCGCCGCCTACGCGCAGCCCGCCAAGCTCGAACTCGTTTCGACGCTCGTCACCTCGTTCCTTCAGGACGAGTTTTATCGCACCGAGCCTCAGACCGTGGCGCGCATCCGCGAACTCATCGCGATGCTCGTTGCGACCGATCCGCTCTTTGTCGCGAAAGCCGCGCTCTACGCGCGCCACCAGCACGGCATGCGCTCCGTCAGCCACCTCGTGGCCGGCGAGATCGCCAGGCACGTGAAAGGCGCCTCGTGGAGCAAAAACTTTCACGACAAAATCGTGCGCCGTCCCGACGATGCGATCGAAATCCTCGGCTACTATCTCGCCGCCCACGGACGTCCGCTGCCCAACTCCCTTAAAAAAGGGCTCGGCGCAGCGCTCGCCCGTTTCGACGAGTATCAGCTCGCGAAATACCGCCGCGATCACGCCGCGTTCAAACTCGTCGACGCCGTCAACCTCGTGCGTCCGCCCGCCACGCCCGCGATCAACGCGCTCATGCGCGGTCGGCTCGCTCCCGCGACAACCTGGGAGACGCGCCTCACGCAGGCCGGCGCCGCCGCGGCCGCGGAAAGTCCCGACAACGCCGAAGCCCTCGCCGCCGCGAAAGCGGACGCTTGGGGCTCGCTCGTCCGCGAGCGCAAACTCGGCTACCTCGCGCTTCTCCGCAACGCGCGAAACATCCTCGAGCACGCGCCCGACGCCGTCGGCGAACTCTGCGGGCAGCTCGCGGACGAAACCGCCGTGCGCCGCTCGCTCGTGTATCCGTTCCAGTTCCTGACCGCGCTTGACGCGCTCAGGAAAGGCAACCTCGCCGGCACCGACCGCGTGATGGACGCGCTCAACCAAGCCGTCGATCACTCGCTCGCCAACGTCCCGCGCTTCGAAGGCGCGACCCTCGTCGCGCTCGACTGCTCGGGCTCGATGGCCGGACACCCGCAGGCCATCGGCTCGCTCTTCGCGGCCGTGTTGGTCAAGGCGAGCGGCGCGGACCTGATGCTCTTCAGTGACGACGCGCAGTATCACGCGCTCAACCGCCGCGACACCACGCTCACCGCCGCGAAAAGCATCCCCTTCGCCGCCGGCGGCACGGACTTCAACGCGATCTTCCAGTGCGCCAACCGCGCCTACGATCGCGTGATCGTGCTCTCCGACATGCAAGGCTGGATCGGTGGCGGCGCGCCCCTCGCGGCGCTTGCCGACTATGAGCGCGCGCACAACGCCTCGCCGCGCATCTTCAGCTTCGACCTGAACGGCTACGGCACGCTCCAGTTTCCGCGGGAGCGTGTTTACTGCCTCGCGGGCTGGAGCGACCGGGTGTTCGAGATCATGCAAAAACTCGACCACGATCCGCGCGCCCTCGTGCGCGAAGTCGAGGCGGTCGAGCTTGGCTGA
- a CDS encoding HNH endonuclease, with the protein MTPLLDKPLVLSLNRSWQVIGHRTVRQALVALNGGDPSAASALPPALGIDIAYGQHADGTWDFSHPLYLNPLAWDDWLALPIRDFDLTVNTPRQAVRVPTVMIATNYAKMPVRMPRLTREAIYERDGGVCQYTGEYVGRGNGNLDHIVPRSRGGRDTFENLVWAKREINSLKADRLPHEAGLRLLRSPQTPRPLPASALIREVRHPDWRHFITASA; encoded by the coding sequence ATGACACCGCTCCTCGACAAACCGCTCGTTCTCTCGCTCAACCGCTCCTGGCAGGTTATCGGCCACCGCACGGTCAGGCAGGCGCTCGTCGCGCTCAACGGTGGCGATCCCTCCGCCGCCTCCGCGCTTCCGCCCGCGCTCGGCATCGACATCGCCTACGGGCAACACGCCGACGGCACTTGGGATTTTTCCCATCCGCTCTACCTGAACCCGCTCGCTTGGGACGACTGGCTCGCGCTGCCGATCCGCGATTTCGACCTCACCGTCAACACGCCGCGCCAGGCCGTCCGCGTGCCCACGGTCATGATCGCAACCAACTACGCGAAAATGCCCGTGCGCATGCCGCGCCTCACGCGCGAGGCGATCTACGAGCGCGACGGCGGCGTCTGCCAATACACCGGCGAATACGTCGGCCGCGGCAACGGCAACCTCGACCACATCGTGCCCCGCTCGCGCGGCGGTCGCGACACGTTCGAAAACCTTGTCTGGGCCAAGCGCGAAATCAATTCGCTCAAGGCCGACCGCCTCCCGCACGAGGCGGGCCTGCGCCTCCTGCGCAGCCCGCAAACACCGCGCCCGCTGCCCGCCTCCGCGCTCATCCGCGAAGTGCGCCACCCAGACTGGCGCCACTTCATCACCGCATCCGCATAA
- a CDS encoding RtcB family protein, with translation MNTNMEIKARDLIAAGWHEGKRLGPALRRARELEASGLPRAHMLAQLEAEFPKQLIVALPRHEPAPLAEAIEAETPEEIANVELARQRMRELLTMPVVQRGVIMPDACPSGPQRACIPVGGAIAVENAIIPGAHSSDICCSMFATFFPANHPTQEIMDHLFKLTHFGAGGRRRGEQWTSPVLDEPVWENRFLKNLRSRAQDFMGTQGDGNHFAYVGRIQFSDTQRAALESAGYTELAEWIVRRDGEFNVLVTHHGSRGLGADLFKRGHVAARKWCDENAKDVPDSAAWLAADSPEGRDYWDALQYIARWTRENHAQIHAALLRRLGQRALVQIGNEHNFVWKRGDGVFMHGKGATPAWRDAQGRPLLGLIPLNMAREILLVLGADNDEYLSFCPHGAGRNLSRSAMLRGYRDADGELDPARVQQTLAETTAGLDIRWHNGAPDLSESPLGYKDATKVKAQIERFGLATVVGEIQPRGCIMAGEAPEPHWMRARREKREAHKAQRREGDAEAAV, from the coding sequence ATGAATACCAACATGGAAATTAAAGCACGCGATCTCATCGCCGCCGGCTGGCACGAGGGCAAACGCCTCGGCCCTGCGCTCCGCCGCGCCCGCGAACTCGAGGCGTCCGGACTCCCGCGCGCGCACATGCTCGCGCAACTCGAGGCCGAGTTTCCGAAACAGCTCATCGTCGCCTTGCCGCGCCACGAACCCGCGCCGCTTGCCGAGGCGATTGAGGCGGAAACGCCGGAGGAAATCGCCAACGTCGAACTTGCCCGTCAGCGCATGCGCGAACTGCTCACGATGCCCGTCGTGCAGCGCGGCGTCATCATGCCCGACGCGTGCCCTTCCGGCCCGCAACGCGCGTGCATTCCCGTCGGCGGCGCAATCGCCGTCGAAAACGCAATCATTCCCGGCGCGCACTCGTCCGACATTTGCTGCTCGATGTTCGCCACGTTTTTCCCGGCGAACCATCCGACGCAGGAAATCATGGACCATCTCTTCAAGCTCACGCACTTCGGCGCGGGCGGACGCCGCCGCGGCGAGCAATGGACCTCGCCCGTGCTCGACGAACCGGTATGGGAAAACCGCTTCCTGAAAAATCTCCGCTCTCGCGCGCAGGATTTCATGGGCACGCAGGGCGACGGCAACCACTTCGCCTACGTCGGGCGTATCCAGTTTTCCGATACACAGCGCGCCGCGCTCGAATCCGCGGGATACACCGAGCTGGCCGAGTGGATCGTGCGCCGCGACGGCGAGTTCAACGTCCTCGTCACGCATCACGGCTCGCGCGGTCTCGGCGCCGACCTCTTCAAGCGCGGCCATGTCGCCGCGCGCAAGTGGTGCGATGAAAACGCGAAGGACGTGCCCGATTCCGCCGCGTGGCTCGCCGCCGACTCGCCCGAGGGCCGCGACTACTGGGACGCGTTGCAATACATCGCCCGCTGGACGCGCGAGAACCACGCGCAAATCCACGCCGCGCTCCTGCGCCGCCTCGGCCAGCGCGCGCTCGTGCAGATCGGCAACGAGCACAACTTCGTCTGGAAGCGCGGCGATGGCGTCTTCATGCACGGCAAGGGCGCGACCCCCGCCTGGCGCGACGCGCAAGGCCGTCCGCTCCTCGGCTTGATTCCGCTCAACATGGCGCGCGAAATCCTCCTCGTGCTCGGCGCGGACAACGACGAATACCTCTCGTTCTGTCCGCACGGCGCGGGCCGCAACCTCTCGCGCTCCGCCATGCTCCGCGGCTACCGCGATGCCGACGGCGAACTCGATCCCGCGCGCGTGCAACAAACGCTCGCCGAGACGACCGCGGGCCTCGACATCCGCTGGCACAACGGCGCGCCCGACCTCTCCGAGTCCCCTCTCGGCTACAAGGACGCGACAAAAGTGAAGGCGCAAATCGAGCGCTTTGGCCTCGCGACAGTCGTCGGCGAAATCCAGCCCCGCGGCTGCATCATGGCCGGCGAAGCGCCCGAGCCGCATTGGATGCGCGCCCGCCGCGAAAAACGCGAGGCTCACAAAGCCCAGCGCCGCGAGGGCGACGCGGAGGCGGCGGTTTGA